AAATATCTAAGTTACCACTGAACTTGTTAATAATTACAGCCTTAAGACGTGAAAGATCCCTATCATCAAGTAATGCAAATGTACCTGCAATGGATGCAAACACACCGCCGCGGTCAATATCTGCAACAAGTATTACATTTGCATCGGCCATATGTGCAACATCCATATTGGCAATATCCTCATCACGCATATTAATCTCTGCAGGAGAACCTGCACCTTCAATAAAGATTATGTCATTTTTGTCTGCAAGTCTCTTATATGACTCATGATATGCTTTAACAGCCTCATCTTTGAATTGATGCTGATAATCATAGAAGTTCATATCCCCAATGACTTTACCTTGTATAATAACCTGTGATGTGAAATTACCCTTTGGTTTTAAAAGTATCGGATTCATATCTACTTCCGGTTCAACTTTCGCAGCTATTGACTGTAGATACTGTGCTATGGCCATTTCACCGTTTTTGGATGTTGTATAGGAATTAAGTGACATGTTCTGTGATTTGAATGGAGCCACTTTATATCCCCTTTTCATATATATTCTACATAATGCAGTAACAAATAGACTTTTACCTGCATTTGAAGATGTTCCTTGAATCATTAATGCCTTAACCATAAGAATTACCTTAAATTGATAAATATTAAAAATATGAGATTTAGTTAATTTATTTCGTATATAAAAAAAGTAATTATTTTTATCTACTTAATTAAATTTGAATTTAATACAATTTATATATAGCTTATTTTGTTTCTATAATTATTATATATTATTATATTTCAAATTTTAAGGGTTCTATATATTTACTATGGATTTTGTCCCTAGGATTTCTAAATATATAATTGCCAATTTATTTAGATTTTAAATTTTTCCGGTTATTTTGGAATCTTCTAATAGGTTCCATTATAATAAAATAATATATATTATATATAATATCGAGTTACAAATTGGATTTTTCTATATTAAAAAATATCTTATTTACATTTTTATTTTAATTTATTAGATTAAAGTGGGATTTAATTATTAAAATAACCCATTTTTTCTTTCTTTTTATATAAACTATCTAAAAATTTAATTTTACATGATTTTTAATGATAGAAATGAAAGAAAACTTTATATTGTACGAAATCTTGAATATAATAACTAGAATTTTAATAATATTTTAATTACAAAAACTTATTAAAACAATAATCTTTTTATATAGAAATTACAAAACTATAAAATGTATGTTTATATAGGTAAACTAAAAGATTTTTTGAAATTATTTTAGTTGATGTATAAATAAATATTAAATTTAATATTTACTTAAAATGTCTATTGAAATTGTTTTGATTAATTAGAAGTTATAAAACACCATAAAATTCTAATTTAGAATTAATTTTATACAATATTAATCAATTATTTAACTTAATAATTATATGAGGTTTATTATGGAATTAGAAAATAATTCATCTAATAAAGATGATAAAAATGATGAATATAAAGGCAATGATGAAAGTCTTTCTAATGTTCAAGATAAAACCGTTAATTCAGATAACACATCTATAAATAATGAAAACCAAGACACAATTCTTGAACCTCAAAACAAAGAGGAGACAACTGTTACTGTTGAGTCTCCTAATGATGAGGAAGAGGAGAAAAGTTATGCAGGACAGATGGTTGATTATGAATCAATTACCAGTTCTAATGATGTAGATATCCCACCACTTTTAATCGACCAAGTTATTGGTCATGAGGAAGCTGTTGAAACAATTAAAAAAGCAGCTAAACAAAGAAGAAATGTTCTTTTAATTGGTGATCCTGGTGTAGGTAAATCAATGCTTGCAAAAGGTATGGCAGAGCTTTTACCTCCAGAGGTATTACAGGATGTACTTGTATATCCAAATTTAGAGGATCAAAACAATCCGTTAATTAGAACAGTTCCTGCTGGAGAAGGTATTAAAATTGTTAAAAGCAATAAGTCCTCCTCAAAAATCTATGAAGAGAAAAAGTCATTAATTACAATGTTTGCAGTTGCAGCCGTTTTAGCATTAGGATTTTATTATCATGCACTTCTTGAAGCTATCATTGCAGCAGCATTTATATTCCTGATAGCTCTTCAAATAAGACCAAGGTCTCATTCATCAGGTCCTAAATTACTTGTAAACAATGGTAATAGGAGATTTGCACCATTTATGGATGCAACCGGTGCTCATGCAGGTGCACTTCTTGGGGATGTAAGACACGATCCATACCAGTCAGGTGGCCTTGGAACTCCTGCACATGAACGTGTGGAGGCAGGTATGATTCATAAGGCAAATAAGGGAGTCTTATACATTGATGAGATTGGTACCATGAGTATGAAAACCCAACAGGAATTATTATCTGCAATGCAGGAAAAACGTTACGCTATCACTGGTCAAAGTGAAAATAGTAGTGGTGCAATGGTTCGTTCACAGGCTGTACCATGTGACTTTGTTCTTGTAGCATCTGGTAACATTAAAGTACTTGAAGGAATGCACATTGCAATGCGTTCAAGAATTAGGGGTTATGGTTATGAAATCTATATGAAGGATAATATGGATGATACACCAGAAAACCGTAAGAAACTTGTAAGATTTGTAGCTCAGGAGGTTAAAAATGATGGAAGAATTCCACCATTCAGCACTGGTGCTATGGATGAAATTATTCTTGAAGCTAAACGTAGAGCAGGTAAAAAAGATTCCTTAACTCTTAAACTAAGAGATTTAGGTGGTTTAGTAAGATCTGCTGGAGATGTTGCAAAGGAAGATGGTGCTGATTTAGTAACAGCTGACCATGTTCTTCAGGCAAAAAGATATTCAAGAACACTCGAACAACAAATGGCTGATATGTCTATTCAAATGAGAAAAGATTACAGTGTATTTAATAGTGAAGGTGGAAAAATTGGTATGGTTAATGGTTTAGCTATTATTGGAGATAGAAGTGGAATCGTCATGCCAATCGCTGCTGAAATGGCTCCTGCAAGTAGTAAGAATGAAGGTAAAATCATTGTTTCAGGAAAACTTGGGGATATTGCAGAGGCATCTGTACAAAACATCTCAGCTATTATTAAAAAATACACCCAAAAGGATATCTCAAACTATGATATTCATGTTCAATTCCTTCAGGCATATGATGGGGTTGAAGGAGATTCAGCTAGTGTATCAATGACTGCAGCAGTAATTTCCGCAGTTGAAGGCATTCCAATAGATCAAACTGTGGCACTTACTGGTTCTTTAAGTGTTCGTGGTGATGTAATGCCTATTGGTGGAGCTACTGGTAAAATAGAAGCTGCAGCAGAAGCAGGTATTAAGAAAGTACTTATCCCTAAATCAAATATGGGAGATGTTATGATTGAGGATAAATACAAGGATATGGTTGAGATTATCCCAATCGAAACTATTGATGATGTACTTGAGAATATCTTAATTAACGGAAGTAGAAAAGATAAGTTAATGTCTAAAATTAAAGATATTAGGGCATCTGTATCAGATACTATTTCTGATATTTCAGTAAACACTCCAAATGCACACTAATCTTTAATTTTATTCTTTTTTTTAATTTTTAAATCATTATAACATTTTTGTATCTATTTTTAAAAAATAATTATTTTCACTCTTTGATTTGCTTTTTTAAATCATTATTTGCTTTTTTTAAAGTAAACTTTGTTAAAATTCAATTTCTTATCAGAAACAACATTGGAAATAAAGTTTCTTGTAATTTTTTCTATATTTTTATCTTAATTTTGAATTTTTTACTTGTTTATTCATTCTCCCTAAATCTTTTCTTTCCTTATTAATTCCTTAATTTAAATTTTAATTAATTATTATCTTCTTTATTGCTTTTTACATATTTTCTCTTCTTATCTATTATTTTTAATAGGTTTATATGTATTAAAATTAGATGTATGTTAATAATTTTTTATAATAAAGTATTATTATTTTTCGGATGTTACATTTATTTTAATACTTTAAAAACCATTTTTTTAAATATGGTGTAAAAAAATTAAATGAATAATTTATTAAAAAAATAGAACTTATGAAAATACTTAATAATTATACTAATTAAATATGGGTTATATAATTGTGATTTATTAAAAAGAGTATTAATTTATCCTTTTTTCTTCCCATACACTTTGTATAATAACATTCTCATCTTTATCAATAGCAATAACAATAATCAATTCCTTGTTTGAATGAGTTTCAGATGGATAAAAAAGTTTAAATTCATTATTTCCTTTATCTTGATTGATATCCAATGGATTCTCATTAAATATCATGTCCTTAATATATTTCTCATTGATCTCTCGTAATGTTTCACGTTGGAAACTGTGTCTTGTAAATATTAATTTGTTTTTTGTTAATCCTTGTAAGATAACATCAACATCTCCACAAGAATAGTTCTTATAATTATTTGAATAAGTCATTGATATTACTCCTATAAAGCCATATATTATTTTCTTGTTTTCGAATATTTTAAATTTTATTATAGGATTATAAAGTGATAAAATTATACATCGTTTAAGGTTTATTCAAAAATTATAAATTTAATAGTATTTTTCATTAGAAAAAGTATATTTAAAAAATCAATCACAATTTCAAATTAAAAGAACCTAAAATTATAGGGTATTTATTAAAATCAGAAATTTATATAAAAAAAGTAAAAATTGAGTAAATTGCTTAATTTACTCTTTTAAAACATCTGTTTTGTATAGGTTACCAAGACTTGCATTTGCAAATATTATGGAAAATGGGGTTATTACTAATGCTGTAATTAATGCACCTACATAAGGGATTAATGTAATTAATGATCCAATTATAGCTATAATAAATAAGATTATTCCAATTAGTATGATCCATCCAAGTAATGGTCCAAACCCAATGGATTTTGCATCTGCATAGGATTGTCTGAAGCTTAATCCTTCAGATAAACTGCCTGTTTTTGCAAGTCTACTTACTCCCATTAATTCAAAGAATGTGAATATTATAAATAAGATTATTCCAATAATAATTGTTATTCCTAATCCAGTTAAAAAAGTACCTAAAAATGCAGGATTTAATAATGCAGTTTCATTTACAGTTGAATTTAATGCCTCAGTACCTAAACTAGAGATAGAAGCTCCCAATGTAATTATTCCAATAATTAATGTAATTATTATAGGAATTATATAGTATACAATTTCTAAGACTATAAATTTAATTCCGTCAATAAAATTATTTTTAATGTTTAAATCTGGAAGGTCGCTTGCTCCTTCAACATTCTTTTTTAATATACCTAATCCGTATCCTCCAGTAATTATAGAAAATATAAAAGCGATTATTCCGATTATAGCAAATAAAGACTCATTATTTTTTATGCCAAAACCAGTTACCACTGAGGATAATGATGCTAAAATACATATAATCCCAAAGATTAACAATTTCTGATAGTCAGATGTTGCGTATGAAAAACCATGTTTAATAGATTCGGTTATTCCCATTTTATCATACCTCTATTTTTAATTCCTTTTATAAGATAAAAAGTTTTTAAGTTCATTAAAATATTTTTTTTAACGAATTTTTATCTTAATAATTTTTTAAGTAATAAGTATTTATATATTTTACTAATTTTTTTACCATTTTTTAATGTTTTCAGCTTTTTCTAAAAACTATATATTAATTTTTAATATAGTTATAAATCTTTTAATTTTTTAATTGGGGTGTTCTTGAATATTATTACAAAAATAGGTCTAATTTTGGATATTCTTTTAAGTTTGATTAATCAAAATCGAATTTTTGACGTAATTGTAAAGTATTTTTTACGTTTTGTACAATTATTCTTATTTTCTCTTTAAACTCTATTTTGATTATAAAATTCTAATCAATAGATTTATTAATGGAGATTAACTTATATTTTATTAAAAAACTTTATATAATTAAATTTTTTATTATAGTTACCACTTATAAATAGTTATTTCTATTTTTATAGTTAGATTTGTTTTTATTTTATTAATAACTGGTTTTAATTAAAATAATTCTTTTTATTGCTAAGTTGCTTATTGTTTTTCTTATGTGGTTCCGTCTTTTTTAAAAAAAGTTTTATATTTTAAAAAACTAAAATAATAAATGATTATATTTTAATATTTATTTTAATAATTTAATGGTGATATTTTGATTGTAAGCGGTTCAGCATCTCAAAAATTAGCTGCCAATGTAGCTAAAGAATTAGGGGATGTTTTTCTTAGAGTGGAAACTAAAAAGTTCCCTGATGGCGAAAGATATTTACGTGTACATGGAGATTTAGATGAAGAGGTAACCATTGTTCAATCTACTGGTTATCCCCAAGATGAGCACCTTGTAGAACTACTCTTTTTAATTAAAAATCTTAAGGATTTAGGTGTTAAGAAGCTTAATGTAGTAGTTCCATATATGGGTTATGCAAGACAGGAACGTAGGTTCAATGATGGGGAGGCAATATCTGCTAAAATCGTTGCCGAGTTAATTGAACTTGCAGGTGCCGATGAATTCATATCAATCAATCTTCATGAGGATTGTGTAAGAGAATTCTTTAATATACCTGCTTATAATTTGTCTGCAATGCCGGCTATTGCAGAATATGTTGAAACCATCGTAGATGATCCTATCATTATTGCTCCAGATAAAGGTGCATTGGGTTTTGCAGAGGAAATCGCAAGTATCATTAATTGTGATTGTACTTATCTTAAAAAAGTAAGATTAGGTCCAGATAAGGTTGAAACTACTATTGCTGAAATTAAAGATGGAGATAAACAAGTGGATATATCTTCTGTTAAGGGGAAGGAAGCGGTTATTGTAGATGATATCATTGCAACCGGAGGCACAATAGTAAACGCGATTAATATCCTAAAAGATCATGGTGCAAAAAGTGTTAATGTCTGTTGTGTACATCCAACACTTGTAAATGATGCAGTATCCAAGATTTTTGCTGCAGGTGCAAGAGATCTTGCTGGAACAGATACCTTAAAATCAGATGTAAGCTGTATATCCGTTGCAAAGATTATTGCAGATCATTTAAAAGAATAATTTTTATCTTATCTATTTCTTAAAAATTTTTCTTTATTAGGATTTAAAGTATTTTTTAGCTTTAATTTGTTTAATATAAGTTGTATTATTTCATTTTTTTTTAAAAAATTTTTCAGGTTATAAAAATGCATGAATTATCAATGGCTCAAGGAATATTGGATTCAGTTATAGAAAATGCTGAGAAAAACAATGCTACAGAGGTTACAAAGGTTGTAATAGAAATTGGACGTTTAGCTATGCTTAATCCAGAACAAGTAAGTTTTATGTTAGATGTTTTAAAGGAGGATACTATTGCAAAGAATGCTGAATTTGAAATCAATGAGATTCCCGCTAATATTGTTTGTAAAGACTGCGGTTTTGAAGGGGTTGCAGATTTAGATAATCTTGATCATTATGCACCAATAGTAAATTGCCCTAAATGTGAATCTTATCGTGTTGATGTAAAAAGTGGTAAGGATGTTATTGTAAAAAACATCGTTATAGAAACACCTGATGATTAGTATAACAATCTTAAATTGGATTATTATTAGATTATATTATATTTTTTCTATTTAATCAAAAGCTTTTTATATTAAAATTTCAGTTCTAATTCATACTTCTATTAGTTTTATTGAAATTTTTAAATATTATCTTTTCTATAAAATCATGGTTTTTTATTACTTCTAGATGCTTTTTTTAATAAGAAATCGATTTTTATAGGTTTTTTTATTACTTTTCACCTTAATAAATAATAATTTTTCAATTTAAATTAATAACTTTAAATATTAGATTGTAAATATATCTTATGTGATAAGGACATTTTTTTATATAAATTTATTTATTATAATTTAACTAATTTATATAATAATTTTTTAGGATATATTTTAAATTAATGAGGAGATATAATGCATAAAATAGCAGATGTTAAAGTTGCGGAAAATATAATGAAAGCAAATATTAAGATTGCTGATGATATTAATAAGAATTTAAATGACCATGATGTTTTTTGTGTTGATTTTGTAGGGGCTATAGGTTCTGGAAAAACTTCACTTATTGAGGAATTTATTGATGCCACCGATGATAAGGTAGGTGTACTTGCAGGGGATATTATTAGTAAATTTGATGCAGAAAGAATTGAAAAACACAATGTTCCTGTAGAAGGTTTAAACACTGGTACTGAATGTCACCTAGATGCTCACCTTGTAGAACATGGTTTAGAACATTTACCATTAGATGATCTTGATTATGTACTTATTGAAAACGTAGGTAATCTAATCTGTCCTGTTGACTTTGTTTTAGGTTCACATATGAGGGTCTGTGTTGTAAGTGTTACCGAAGGTGATGATACCATTGAAAAACAACCTGCAATCTTCCATGACTCTGATTTGATTATCATTAATAAAGTTGATATTGCCGATGCTGTAAATGCCGATGTTGACAAAATGGTTGCAGATGCTAAAAAAATCAATCCTGATGTACCTGTTATTACAATGAGTTTAAAAGAAGGTAAAGGATTAGACGAATTTATATCTGAAGTTGAAAAGGCTAAAGCTGCAGCTGAAGAGTAAATCATCTCTTTTTTATTTTTTTCTATTTATTAAATGGTTTCATATTAATTGTCTATTTTTACAGTTTTTAATAACCTCTAATATCTTTGTCATATTTCCTTGTGGCTTTTTTTACAGGGTCAATTTTCCTTTTTTTAAATATTGGATTTCTAATAAAACTTTTATGAGTCTATTCTATAGTTAATCTTTTAATGGTGATTTAAACCTATATTACTATTTTTTATTAATGATTTCTTTCATGATTCATTAAAAAAAATTTAGGTATACCTAAACATTTATATACTAGTTCGGTCTAAGTATTATATAAGAAATTTAGGTACACCTAAAAATTATATTTTTATAATTTTTCCAGATTGATTATTCTTTGTTACTTAGGATATTTATCGTAGGTATCCTCCTTAGTATTATAACTTTATGTATAATAATTAATGTCATATTATCTCTTAAATACAACCTAAATTTCTTATAAACACGAAAAAAGGATTAAAAGTTTTAA
Above is a window of Methanobrevibacter boviskoreani JH1 DNA encoding:
- the hypB gene encoding hydrogenase nickel incorporation protein HypB; this encodes MHKIADVKVAENIMKANIKIADDINKNLNDHDVFCVDFVGAIGSGKTSLIEEFIDATDDKVGVLAGDIISKFDAERIEKHNVPVEGLNTGTECHLDAHLVEHGLEHLPLDDLDYVLIENVGNLICPVDFVLGSHMRVCVVSVTEGDDTIEKQPAIFHDSDLIIINKVDIADAVNADVDKMVADAKKINPDVPVITMSLKEGKGLDEFISEVEKAKAAAEE
- the hypA gene encoding hydrogenase maturation nickel metallochaperone HypA, with the translated sequence MHELSMAQGILDSVIENAEKNNATEVTKVVIEIGRLAMLNPEQVSFMLDVLKEDTIAKNAEFEINEIPANIVCKDCGFEGVADLDNLDHYAPIVNCPKCESYRVDVKSGKDVIVKNIVIETPDD
- a CDS encoding DUF4013 domain-containing protein codes for the protein MGITESIKHGFSYATSDYQKLLIFGIICILASLSSVVTGFGIKNNESLFAIIGIIAFIFSIITGGYGLGILKKNVEGASDLPDLNIKNNFIDGIKFIVLEIVYYIIPIIITLIIGIITLGASISSLGTEALNSTVNETALLNPAFLGTFLTGLGITIIIGIILFIIFTFFELMGVSRLAKTGSLSEGLSFRQSYADAKSIGFGPLLGWIILIGIILFIIAIIGSLITLIPYVGALITALVITPFSIIFANASLGNLYKTDVLKE
- a CDS encoding ribose-phosphate diphosphokinase produces the protein MIVSGSASQKLAANVAKELGDVFLRVETKKFPDGERYLRVHGDLDEEVTIVQSTGYPQDEHLVELLFLIKNLKDLGVKKLNVVVPYMGYARQERRFNDGEAISAKIVAELIELAGADEFISINLHEDCVREFFNIPAYNLSAMPAIAEYVETIVDDPIIIAPDKGALGFAEEIASIINCDCTYLKKVRLGPDKVETTIAEIKDGDKQVDISSVKGKEAVIVDDIIATGGTIVNAINILKDHGAKSVNVCCVHPTLVNDAVSKIFAAGARDLAGTDTLKSDVSCISVAKIIADHLKE
- the lonB gene encoding ATP-dependent protease LonB; the protein is MVDYESITSSNDVDIPPLLIDQVIGHEEAVETIKKAAKQRRNVLLIGDPGVGKSMLAKGMAELLPPEVLQDVLVYPNLEDQNNPLIRTVPAGEGIKIVKSNKSSSKIYEEKKSLITMFAVAAVLALGFYYHALLEAIIAAAFIFLIALQIRPRSHSSGPKLLVNNGNRRFAPFMDATGAHAGALLGDVRHDPYQSGGLGTPAHERVEAGMIHKANKGVLYIDEIGTMSMKTQQELLSAMQEKRYAITGQSENSSGAMVRSQAVPCDFVLVASGNIKVLEGMHIAMRSRIRGYGYEIYMKDNMDDTPENRKKLVRFVAQEVKNDGRIPPFSTGAMDEIILEAKRRAGKKDSLTLKLRDLGGLVRSAGDVAKEDGADLVTADHVLQAKRYSRTLEQQMADMSIQMRKDYSVFNSEGGKIGMVNGLAIIGDRSGIVMPIAAEMAPASSKNEGKIIVSGKLGDIAEASVQNISAIIKKYTQKDISNYDIHVQFLQAYDGVEGDSASVSMTAAVISAVEGIPIDQTVALTGSLSVRGDVMPIGGATGKIEAAAEAGIKKVLIPKSNMGDVMIEDKYKDMVEIIPIETIDDVLENILINGSRKDKLMSKIKDIRASVSDTISDISVNTPNAH